A part of Dehalogenimonas sp. W genomic DNA contains:
- a CDS encoding DnaJ C-terminal domain-containing protein — MAGKDYYAILGVNKTATTDEVKKAFRKLARKYHPDVNPGDKAAEAKFKEINEANEVLSDKDKRAKYDKYGDQWQHADAFEKAGGARYQQQPGGGNPFGGGGNPFGGFDFQQGGGGYAGEDIGSIFDQMFRGGGGGRRRAHKGQDLEYGVEVSLEEAYHGTARQLAMQDSKLEVKIPAGVTNGSRVRLAGKGGEGSGGGARGDLFLVVKVAPHSRFERKGDDLMETIDVPLTVAALGGEVHVPTIKGTKLALKVPPETQNGRTFKLTGQGMPHLGKTGHGDLIAKINVKLPANLTDREKELFAELAKLRPDG, encoded by the coding sequence ATGGCCGGTAAAGACTATTACGCCATACTCGGAGTCAACAAGACTGCCACCACGGACGAGGTCAAGAAGGCCTTCCGCAAGCTGGCGCGCAAATACCACCCGGATGTGAACCCGGGCGACAAGGCCGCCGAGGCCAAATTCAAGGAAATCAACGAAGCCAACGAAGTTCTGTCTGATAAAGACAAGCGCGCCAAGTACGACAAGTACGGCGACCAGTGGCAGCACGCCGATGCTTTTGAAAAGGCGGGCGGCGCCCGTTACCAGCAGCAGCCCGGCGGTGGCAACCCCTTCGGTGGCGGCGGCAATCCGTTCGGCGGTTTTGATTTTCAGCAGGGCGGCGGCGGTTACGCCGGTGAAGATATCGGCAGTATCTTTGACCAGATGTTCCGCGGCGGCGGTGGTGGCCGGCGGCGCGCTCACAAGGGTCAGGACCTGGAATACGGGGTAGAAGTATCGCTGGAAGAAGCCTACCACGGCACCGCCCGGCAACTGGCGATGCAGGATTCCAAGCTGGAAGTGAAAATCCCGGCCGGGGTGACCAACGGCTCCCGGGTGCGGCTGGCCGGCAAAGGCGGCGAAGGCTCCGGCGGCGGCGCGCGCGGCGACCTGTTCCTGGTGGTCAAGGTGGCGCCGCATTCAAGATTTGAACGCAAGGGCGATGACCTGATGGAAACCATTGATGTTCCGCTGACCGTTGCCGCCCTGGGCGGCGAGGTTCACGTCCCCACTATCAAGGGCACCAAACTGGCACTAAAAGTGCCGCCGGAAACCCAGAACGGCCGCACCTTCAAGCTGACCGGACAGGGGATGCCGCACCTCGGCAAGACCGGCCACGGCGACCTTATTGCCAAAATCAACGTTAAACTGCCGGCCAATCTGACAGATCGGGAGAAAGAACTGTTTGCCGAACTGGCGAAGCTCAGACCGGACGGCTAG
- a CDS encoding MerR family transcriptional regulator, giving the protein MTEEMHRPRYVIHVAAELIGVKTHTLRYYERSGLVKPQRSPGNIRLYSEYDIDILRRVRNLMDDLGVNMAGVEVINNMLEKMNQLARENELLKAELQRLYRKLEEE; this is encoded by the coding sequence ATGACAGAAGAAATGCACCGTCCGCGTTATGTGATTCACGTTGCCGCCGAGCTTATCGGGGTTAAAACGCACACCCTGCGTTATTATGAGCGTTCCGGGCTGGTCAAACCGCAGCGGTCGCCGGGCAATATCCGGCTGTATTCGGAATATGATATTGACATACTGCGGCGGGTGCGGAACCTGATGGATGACCTGGGGGTCAACATGGCCGGCGTGGAAGTCATCAACAACATGCTGGAGAAAATGAACCAGCTCGCCCGTGAAAATGAATTGCTGAAGGCTGAATTGCAGCGGTTGTACCGCAAACTGGAAGAAGAATAG